A region from the Benincasa hispida cultivar B227 chromosome 8, ASM972705v1, whole genome shotgun sequence genome encodes:
- the LOC120082713 gene encoding MLO-like protein 3, which produces MAAAAVDPSSLQFTSTWAVAAVCFFFISLSLFLEHLIHLLSNWLKRKRKAALFEAVEKLKSVLMLLGFMSLTLTVTQQPVSKICIPNSVAYTMLPCQREIQITANKNLEMEQFRSNQSSFSWLPEKVESSSSGDSSSSSSSSDYCTAKGKASLMSQGGMNQLNNFIFVLAVMQIVYSVLTMALGKAKMRRWKAWEEETHTLDYQVANDPNRFRLTRQTTFGRRHISSCATPPLLLWTKCFFRQFFRSVAKVDYLTLRHGFIVTHVPGNISFNFQKYIERSLHDDFKVVVGISPFMWLIVVVFILVDVHGWNAYLWVSFLPLIIVLALGTKLEVIVARLALELQDKTAVVKGAPMVEPSDDLFWFNHPKFVLTLLHFTLFMNSFEFSFFIWVTLQYGIKSCYHEKLVVIVIRVVLAVTVQVLCSYITLPLYALVTQMGSQFKAAALEEHTAKVIKKWHKDVKQKRKKHSHPHDLDSSQHQEGSSRSASERPSSRALDSNIVQTLSSEEMSSSHHRAPTFSELNSFSMIECDEIVEEEHTETVVAKNESVVSNKVLEIKIGETSENHKEKITLTPQNEIRRVS; this is translated from the exons ATGGCCGCCGCAGCCGTAGACCCTTCCTCACTCCAATTCACCTCCACTTGGGCCGTGGCTGCTGTCTGCTTCTTCTTCATCTCCCTCTCTCTGTTCCTCGAGCATTTGATTCATCTCCTCTCCAAT TGGTTGAAGCGGAAGAGGAAAGCAGCATTGTTCGAAGCGGTTGAGAAGCTAAAATCAG TGTTGATGCTTCTAGGGTTCATGTCGCTAACTCTGACGGTAACTCAACAGCCAGTATCTAAGATTTGCATTCCAAATAGCGTAGCGTATACCATGCTTCCGTGCCAGAGAGAAATACAGATCACTGCCAATAAGAATTTAGAGATGGAGCAATTTCGATCAAATCAGTCGTCGTTTTCATGGCTGCCGGAGAAAGTTGAGAGTAGTAGTAGCGgcgattcttcttcttcttcatcttcttctgaTTACTGTACTGCGAAG GGGAAAGCGTCATTGATGTCACAAGGTGGAATGAATCAACTCAACAATTTCATCTTCGTGTTGGCTGTTATGCAGATTGTTTACAGTGTCCTCACCATGGCGTTAGGAAAGGCCAAg ATGAGGCGTTGGAAAGCTTGGGAGGAAGAAACTCATACGTTGGATTATCAAGTGGCCAATg ATCCAAATCGTTTTCGGCTGACAAGGCAAACGACATTCGGACGTCGGCACATCAGTTCTTGTGCAACTCCACCATTGCTTCTCTGGACT AAATGCTTCTTCAGACAGTTCTTTCGTTCTGTGGCCAAAGTTGACTACTTGACCCTTCGCCATGGTTTCATCGTG aCTCATGTACCTGGAAACATTTCCTTCAACTTCCAAAAGTATATTGAGAGATCATTGCACGATGACTTCAAAGTCGTCGTTGGTATCAG TCCTTTCATGTGGCTGATAGTAGTTGTCTTCATTCTTGTAGATGTACATG GCTGGAATGCATATCTCTGGGTGTCTTTCCTTCCACTAATT ATAGTGCTAGCTCTTGGAACCAAACTTGAAGTAATAGTAGCAAGGCTTGCCCTTGAGCTTCAAGACAAGACAGCTGTGGTCAAAGGAGCTCCAATGGTGGAACCAAGTGATGATCTTTTCTGGTTTAATCACCCCAAATTTGTTCTCACCCTTCTTCATTTCACTTTATTTATG aATTCCTTCGAATTTTCGTTTTTCATCTGGGTTACG CTACAATATGGGATAAAATCTTGCTACCACGAAAAGTTGGTGGTCATCGTCATAAGAGTGGTCTTAGC GGTTACAGTCCAAGTGTTGTGCAGTTACATTACTCTGCCTCTCTATGCTCTTGTCACACAG ATGGGGTCACAGTTCAAAGCTGCAGCATTAGAAGAACACACAGCCAAAGTCATAAAGAAATGGCACAAAGATGTGaaacaaaagagaaagaagCATTCCCATCCCCATGACCTCGACTCGAGCCAGCACCAGGAAGGCTCGTCTCGTTCCGCTTCCGAGCGCCCGTCATCTCGAGCTCTCGATAGCAACATCGTCCAAACCCTAAGCTCCGAAGAGATGAGCTCTTCCCATCATAGAGCTCCCACTTTTTCTGAGCTCAACAGTTTCAGTATGATTGAATGTGATGAAATTGTTGAAGAGGAACATACAGAAACTGTGGTAGCAAAGAATGAATCTGTTGTTTCAAATAAGGTATTGGAGATAAAAATAGGAGAGACTAGTGAAAACCATAAAGAAAAAATTACCTTAACTcctcaaaatgaaattagacgGGTTTCCTAG